Within Sphingopyxis macrogoltabida, the genomic segment GCGCCGAAATGGGGGTCGACGGCATCATCGCGGTCGCCGCCGGCGCCGGCGGCCACACCGGCGACCAGTCGCCTTTCGCGCTCGTCGGCGAGATCCGTGAATGGTGGGACGGGCTGCTGCTGCTCGCGGGCTGTATCGCGAACGGGCGCGGCATCCTCGCGGCCGAAGCGTTGGGCGCCGACCTTGCCTATATCGGCTCGCCCTTTCTCGCCTCGAGCGAAGCCAACACTCAGCCCGGGTTCAAAGCCATGCTTGTCGAGGGGAGCGCGAAGGATGTGCTCGTCACGAGCTGCTTTACCGGCGTGAAGGCGAGTTTCCTGAAGCCTTCGCTCGTCGAGAACGGACTCGACCCCGATAATCTTGTCCCGGCAACGAGCGGCGGTGCGATCAACATCAACAATGGCGGCGCGAACAGCAAGGCGTGGCGCGATATCTGGAGCGCGGGCCAAGGGATCGGCGCGATCAAGTCGGCGGGACCCGCCGCGGAATGGCTCGACTGGCTTGCCGGCGATTATGCCGCCGCACGCCGCAGCATGGGACTTGCCCAATGAACCGCCAGTGCCTCCTCGTCTGCCGCCCCGAAGGCATTGCGCAAGCGAAGAATTTCGAGATCGTCGAGGCGCCGCACCAGCCGCTCGGCGAAGGGGAGATCCGGGTCCGCAACCACTTTCTGTCGGTGGAGCCCGCGATGCGCGGCTGGATCGCCGACAAGGGCAATTATGCCGAACCGGTGGCCATCGGCTCGGTGATGCGCGCGCTTACCGCTGGTGTCGTCACCGAAACGCGTCACCCCGGCTATGCGGTCGGCGACGCGGTCACCGGCTGGTTCGGCTGGCAGGAAGAGGCGGCCGCGCCCGCGAGCGCCGTCGTTCGCAAGATCTCCGAGACCGATCTTCCGCTGTCGCTGAGCCTCGGCATATTGGGGATCAACGGCGTCACGGCGCACCTCGCGCTCACCGGCATCGGCAAACCGGCGCCCGATGAGACATTGCTCGTCTCGACCGCAGCCGGAGCGGTCGGGTCGGCGGTCGGACAGATCGGCAAGCTGCTCGGTTGCCGTACCGTCGGCATTGCGGGCGGTCCCGACAAGGTGAAGCTCTGTCTCGAGCGTTTCGGCTATGATGCCGCTATCGACTATAAGGCGGGCGACCTTCGCGCTGCGCTTGCCCGCACCTGCCCCGAGGACATCGATATCTATTTCGACAATACCGCGGGCGCGATCAGCGACGCGGTGCTGGCGCATCTCGCGCTCCGTGCCCGCGTCGTCGTTTGCGGCACGGCTGCCATCGATCGTTGGGATCCCTGGCCCGAAGGCCCGCGCATCGAACGGCACCTGCTCGTCAAGCGCGCGCGCATGGAAGGCTTTGTCATCTTCGATCATATGGACCGCTATGAAGCGAGCGTCGCGCAGCTTGCCGAATGGGTCCGTACCGGTCAGCTCGCCTATGAAGAAGATATCCTCTCGGGTATCGAGGCGTGCCCCGATGCGCTCGCCGGACTGTATCGCGGCGAGAACAAGGGCAAGATGATCATCCGGCTCTGAAGGAAAGACGCGACATGCTCGAAGGCCGTCACATCGTTATTCTCGGGGGAAGCTCGGGGATCGGCTTCGCCGTTGCCGAGTCCGCGATTGCCGCCGGCGCCACTGTCCATATCGGTTCGACGAACCTGGCAAAAATCGAGGATGCGCTCGCGCGGCTTGGAGCGCAGGCCAGCGGCGCGGTGGTCGATACGACCGACGAGACCAGCCTCGCTGCCTTCTTCGAAGGCTGCAGCGCGATCGATCATCTCGTGCACACGGCAGGCGACCGGCTCCCCCGCGGGCTCACGATCGGCTCCGACTTCGACCTGGCGGCCGCGCAAAGCGCCATGGGTGCCCGCTTCTGGGGGCCGCTGCTCGCGGTCAAGCACGCGCTGCCCAAGCTGTCGCCCGAGGCCTCGATAACGCTGACGGCCGGGCTCTACGCGCACCGGCCGACCAGGGGATCGACGATGTCGACCGCGATCGCCGGCGCGGTCGAACATCTCGCGCGCGGCCTCGCGGTCGACCTTGCGCCGGTCCGGGTGAATGCGGTGACGCCGGGGCTGATCGCGACCGAGATGTGGGCGAAGGTTCCCGAGGATGCGCGGGGCGCGATGACGAAAGCCCAGCCGCTGCCGCGGATGGGCTTTCCCGTCGAAGCCGCCGAAGCCTATCTTTATTTCATGCGCGCGGGCTTCACGACCGGACAGGTCGCTGTGGTCGACGGCGGCCGGCTATTCTCTTGAACCGCCCTCGCCCTGCTGCGCGCGGGCGCGGTTAAAGCCTGCCGCGACCGCGTCGGGTGCGACGTCGAGATTGGCGGCGCGCGCCGCTGCGTCTTCCATGCGAAGGCCTGCCTCGAGCGTGGCCTCGAACCCGGACCGGATCAGCGCCTTCATCGCCTCAACGCCCCCAGGCGCGTGCGCGGCGATCTGATCGGCCAGCGCGAGCGCCGCAGGCACGAGCTCGCCCGCTGGATAGACATGATTTGCGAGGCCCCAAGCCACCGCTTCATGCGCGGCAAGTGGACGCGCCGATAGCGACAGCTCGTTGGCGCGCGATAGTCCGACCGCCCGCGCCAAGCGCTGCGACAACCCCCAGCCCGGTGTAATGCCGACGCGGACATGGCTGTCGATGAAGGAGGCTTCCTCGGCGACGAGCAGGATATCGAGTGCCAGCGCGATCTCGAACCCGCCCGTCACCGCGATACCGTTGATCGCGCCGATGAGCGGCTTCGGAAAGGCGGCGATCGCATCGACCATGTTCTCGGCGCCGACATTGTCCTCGACGCTTGCCCCGGAGGCCGCGATCTCGCCGAGATCGAGCCCGGACGAAAAGGCTCGCCCCGCGCCCGTCAGAACCACCGCGCGCACCTCGTCGTCGTCCGCGAGGTCAGAAAGAGCGGCAATAAAGGCGCGGCGGAGCGCCGACGTAAGCGCGTTGAGCTTATCGGGGCGGTTGAAGGTAAGCAGCGCTACCGCACCGCGGCGTTCGACGAGCAGCGGATCGCCGCTCATGCGACGCTGCGCTGTTGCCCATCCCAATAGGGCGCCCGAAGGTCCTTCTTGGACACCTTGCCCGACGGCACGAGCGGGAAGGCCTCGACAAAATCGACGCTTTTGGGGACCTTGTAGCCGGCGAGCAGGCCGCGACAGTGGGCGACCAGCACATCTTCGTCGGCAGCATGCCCCTCGCGCACGATGACGATCGCCTTCACGCTCTCGCCCCAGCGCGGATCGGGGACACCGATGACGGCGACGCCAGCAACCGCCGGATGGGTCGACAGCACATTCTCGATCTCGGCCGAGTAGATATTCTCGCCGCCCGAGACGATCATGTCCTTGGCGCGGTCGACGATATAATAGAGCCCCTCTTCGTCACGCCGCGCGATATCGCCCGAGCGATACCAGCCATTTTCGATTGCCTGCTGGGTCAGTTCGGGCTGGCGCCAATAGCCCGTGGTGATCGACGGCTGGCGGATGAGAAGTTCGCCCGGTTCGCCGTCGGGCACTTCGCGGCCATCGGCGTCGACGATGCGAAACTCGATCAGCGGCAGCGGGCGGCCGCAGCTCTTGAGCTTTTCTTCATGCTCGAGATCATGCTCGTCGGGCCGGAGGATCGATGTCGCCCCGCCCGCCTCTGTCGAGCCGTAGAATTGCATGAACTCGCCGGGCATGGTGGCGATCGCGCGCTTGATGAGGCCGAGGCTGATCGGCGAGCCCGCATAGAGCGTCAGACGGATCGACGAGAAATCGGTCTTCGCTGCATCGGGATGGTCGAGCAGCATCTGGAGCATCGTCGGGGTCAGCGTCAGGAGCGTCGGCTTCATGCGGTCGATGGTGGCGAGCATCGCGGCGGGGTCGAACTGCCGCACGATGTCGATCGCCACGCCATTGTAGAGGCACTGCAGCATGATACCGATGTGCAGCAGATGGAAATTGGGCAGGCCGTTGACGAAACTGTCGCCCGCCTGCCATTTGTAGGTCGGTTCGAGATGCTCCGAGAGCCGCATCATGTTGGTGCCGCCATGCGAGAGCATCACCCCCTTGGCATTCCCCGTCGTACCCGAGGTGTAGAGCTGGAACGCCGTGTCCTCCAGATGCGGCCGCTTGGCGACCGGCTTTTCGGAACAGCCCGCCACGCGCTTTTCCAGCGTCTCCTGCTCGTCGATCCAGATCGCCTGCGGGGGCGTGCTGAGGTGCGCGCACGCCGCCTGCCAGAGCTCCGCCTGCTCGCGTTCGACGATCGCATGGCGGACCTCGCTGTCGGCGATCTGCGCGGCGAGCTCGGCGGGCGCGAGGCGCCAGTTGAAGATGACGAGGCCGGCGCGGGTGCGCGCACAGCCGAAGAGCGCGAAATAGAAGTCGAAGCTGTTCTTGCCCATGAAGCCGACCAGCTCACCGGGACGCGCGATCCCGTCCGAGAGATAGTTGGCGACGCGCGCGCAGGCGCGATCGAACTCGGCAAAGTCGACGACCCGCGCCGCCGTGCGGAGTGCCGCGCGCGAGGGATCATGGCGCGCCCAATATTCGGGATATTGGCCAAGGCTACGGATTTCCGGAAAGAGCCACATGTCACACCCCTCCGAATTCGGGTCGACGACGCTCGGTGAACGCCTTGATGGCGCCCGCCGCGTCGCGCGTCCCCGACGACCGGCTGAGCGCCTGGGCTTCGAGTTCGAGCTGGGTCTCGAGCGGCTGGTCGAAGACCGAAAGCATGAGGCGCCGGATCTCGCCGAACGCCTTGGTCGGCCCTGCGGCCAGTTGCCGGGCCACCTCTTCGGCCCGCGCGCGGAACGCATCCTTCGAATGGACTTCGTCGGCAAGGCCGCATGCGAGCGCGGCCTCGGCGCCGAGACTTTCGTTGAGCAGGAGGAACCGGCGCGCGCGCGCCGCGCCCATGCGCCGCGCATACATGATCGACGATCCCGCGTCGCACGAGAAGCCGATCCCGGGATAGGCGGCGACGAACTTCGCATCCTCGGCTGCGATCAGGATGTCGGCGCCGGCGACGAAAGCCGACATGCCGCCTGCACAAACGCCGTGCACCGCCGCGACGACCGGCGCATCCATGCGCTGGAGCCGCGCTATCCCGCTGTGGAGCGATGTCGTCCAGCGCTTGATATTCGCGGGCAGCGAGTCGAGATCGTTCACGAAGCTGGTGATGTCGCCGCCATAGCCGAACGCGTCGCCCAACGCGGTGACGAGGACGCAGCGTACCGAGGGATCGACCGACAACAGGGTCGCTGCTTCGCAGGTTTCAGCGCAGAAGGTCTCGTCGATCGGGTTGCCCCGCACCGCATTGTTGAATTCGAGACGGGCCAGCCCGCCTTTGACCGTCAGCGTCAAGCGCTCGAACGCCATGCCACTCTCCCATGACAACCCATTTTGTAAGTATGTTTACTAGATTGCGCAATAGGGTCAAGCCGGAGGAGCCCCGCTAATCAAATTATGCCAAATGAACACGTAAAAAGGGGGCCGGAGATGCCGCGTTGCCGACATCTTCCGGCCCCCAAGTCCGCCGACTGCTAGCCCTAGCAGGACGGCCGGAGGAGATCAGAAGCGATAACCGACTTTGAGGCCGTAGATTCGCGGTTCGCCCGGAAAGTCGCTCAGCGTCGAGCCGAGAGCCAGGACCGTGCGGCGATAATTTTGCTTGGTCGCGTTGGTAACATAAGCGGTGATCCGGAAATCACCAATCTCGTACGCCGCGCGGAGATCGAGGAGGCCGTAGGAGGGCTCGCGCGACAGGCTGACGGCACCGCCATAGATGGGATTGGCATTGCCCGGCTCATGGTAGAATTCGTCGAGCAGTGCATAGTCGGCGCGCAGTGTCAGACCGCTATTATCGCCAGTCGGAATCCGCCATTCGGCACCGACATTGATGCTGTGCTTGGGCGCACGCACCAGACGCCGGTCAGAGAAATCGGTCGCGGCAGTCGGCGGAACACCATCAGCGTTAGTGAAATAGGCGTCATATTTCGCGTCGAGATAACCATAGGTCACGCTGAAGTCGATATTGTCGCTCGGACGCAGCAGGAGTTCGACGTCGGCGCCGTAGATCTTCGACGCAGCGGCGTTGCTTATCAGGCTGGCGGCCGAGCCGCCGCCCAGATCGACGATCCGCGAAACCTGCAGATCCTTATAGTCATAATGGAAGGCCGCCACGTTGAAACGGAGCCGGCGATCGAGCCATTCGGACTTGAAACCGACTTCATAGGTCTTGATGTCCTCGGGCTGGAACAGGACGTTCGCTTGTGCCGCCGAGAAGGGCACATATTGAAAGCCGCCGCTCTTGAAGCCGGTCGAATAGCTCGCATAGATGCTTGCGTCGGGGCTGAACTTGTAAGTGGCGACGATGCGCGGATCAAAACTCTCGTAGGTCGCGCTGTTGTCGACCAGGAAAGGCACGGCGATGAGCGGAACCCCGGGCCGGGTGTTCAGGCCCTGCTGCACCGCCCTCTTCTCGTCGCGCGTATAGCGGCCGCCGAGGGTGACTTCGAATTTTTCGCCAAGATGGATCGTCGCCTGGCCAAAGATGGCATAGCTGTCGATCTCATAATCCGAGATTGCGGTGCTGACTTGCGGCCCACCGCTGAGCAACGCTACGACGCTATCGACGCCCAGGCGAAATTCGTCGCTCCGCGCGCTGCGGTCACGATAATAGAAGGCGCCGATGATCCAATCGAGGTTTCCGTCGAACGACGCTGGCCCGCTTGGATCGGAAGTGATGCGAATTTCCTGGCTGAACTGCTTCGAGCGCTCGTTACTAAGCTGGTTCGCAATGTCGAGAGAAGTGCCCTCGAGATCACGGCCGTCTGAAATGCGAAGCTTCTTCAGCGCGCTGATCGACGTGATCGTCGCAAAACCGGCATCATATTCAACGCGTCCGATATATGTCTCGGTCTTGCGGTCGAGATAAGGATCAAACGACAGGTTGCCCGCATTGCCGCCAAAATAGGGGATAGGTGTGCGACCGGGGCGGCCAAGGAATGTCGCGAGAGGATTGGCAGGCGTGATGACTCCGGCAAGTGACTCCGCGGGCCCGCTGCCGCGGCTAAAACCAGAAAATGCCGCCTTGTCGCCGTCGCGCGACAATTCGGCCGTCAAATCGATCGTGAGTTGTTCACTCGGTGCGAAGCGCAGCCGCGCCCGTCCACCCCAATTGTCGATGCCCTGGAATTTGGTGCCAGTCTGCAAATTTGTCTGGTAACCATCGCGCTCGGCCTTCCAGCCCGCTACGCGAAACATTAGCTTATCGCCCGCAATCGGGCCGCCGACGGCGCCGAACAGGCTATAGCCGTCATAATTGCTGATGCCGGCCTCTGCCTCACCCGTGAAATAGTCGGTCGGACCTTTGGTAATCACGTTTATCGCACCAGCGATCGTGTTGCGACCGTAGAGCGTGCCTTGCGGACCGCGCAAGACTTCGATGCGCTCGACATCGCGAAGCGAACCGAACGAGCCTGAGGCACGGCCGGCATAGACGTCGTCGACGAACACGCCGACCGAGCTTTCCGAGCCGGGATCGAACGAACGGGTACCGATGCCGCGAATGTAAAGCTGCGGGCGGGCTGCGCCAAAGCTGCCAAAATAGAACGAGGGAACGCGCGGCGCGATGTTCTCAAGGCTCAGAATTCCGAGCTTCTCAACCTGCTGGCCGCCAAAAGCGGTGATCGCGACCGGGATGTCCTGAACGCGTTCTTCGCGGCGCTGCGCCGTGACGAGGATTTCGCCAGGATATGTTTCTTCCTGCGCAGCCGGCGCTTCCGGCGCCGCCGCCTCTTGCGCCATAGCAGCATGCAGCGGCGACAAGATCGCCGCGCCGGACACCAGAATTCTGAATGTGGCAGTCTTCATGATCAACCCTCCCAAGTTGGCCGCAGTCTGTCGCTGTCGGCAACGATTTTCGAATCTATGTAAACCAGTTTATGTTTTCTAAGTCAAGATTATCCTTCCACCTTGGAAGTTTCGGCGACCGATTGGTAAATATGTTCGAGAGCGGCCGGGTCTTCGATCGTCGCGGGAGTGGCAACGGCCTCCCCGTTGGCAATCGCGCGGATCGTCGCGCGCAGCGTCTTGCCCGAACGCGTCTTCGGCAGGGCTTTCACCACATGGACGGACTTGAACGCGGCGACGGGGCCGAGTTCGT encodes:
- a CDS encoding NAD(P)H-dependent flavin oxidoreductase, producing MTSAGLAARLKSGLRLPVMAGPMFIASTANLVIAQCNAGIIGAMPALNPRSTEALDKDLARIAASVGTQPWCVNLVAHKSNERLAPDLDVVLKHKVPIVVLALAADPGLVRELQANGSLVFQDVIRNRHAQKCAEMGVDGIIAVAAGAGGHTGDQSPFALVGEIREWWDGLLLLAGCIANGRGILAAEALGADLAYIGSPFLASSEANTQPGFKAMLVEGSAKDVLVTSCFTGVKASFLKPSLVENGLDPDNLVPATSGGAININNGGANSKAWRDIWSAGQGIGAIKSAGPAAEWLDWLAGDYAAARRSMGLAQ
- a CDS encoding NADP-dependent oxidoreductase, with product MNRQCLLVCRPEGIAQAKNFEIVEAPHQPLGEGEIRVRNHFLSVEPAMRGWIADKGNYAEPVAIGSVMRALTAGVVTETRHPGYAVGDAVTGWFGWQEEAAAPASAVVRKISETDLPLSLSLGILGINGVTAHLALTGIGKPAPDETLLVSTAAGAVGSAVGQIGKLLGCRTVGIAGGPDKVKLCLERFGYDAAIDYKAGDLRAALARTCPEDIDIYFDNTAGAISDAVLAHLALRARVVVCGTAAIDRWDPWPEGPRIERHLLVKRARMEGFVIFDHMDRYEASVAQLAEWVRTGQLAYEEDILSGIEACPDALAGLYRGENKGKMIIRL
- a CDS encoding SDR family oxidoreductase — its product is MLEGRHIVILGGSSGIGFAVAESAIAAGATVHIGSTNLAKIEDALARLGAQASGAVVDTTDETSLAAFFEGCSAIDHLVHTAGDRLPRGLTIGSDFDLAAAQSAMGARFWGPLLAVKHALPKLSPEASITLTAGLYAHRPTRGSTMSTAIAGAVEHLARGLAVDLAPVRVNAVTPGLIATEMWAKVPEDARGAMTKAQPLPRMGFPVEAAEAYLYFMRAGFTTGQVAVVDGGRLFS
- a CDS encoding enoyl-CoA hydratase, which encodes MSGDPLLVERRGAVALLTFNRPDKLNALTSALRRAFIAALSDLADDDEVRAVVLTGAGRAFSSGLDLGEIAASGASVEDNVGAENMVDAIAAFPKPLIGAINGIAVTGGFEIALALDILLVAEEASFIDSHVRVGITPGWGLSQRLARAVGLSRANELSLSARPLAAHEAVAWGLANHVYPAGELVPAALALADQIAAHAPGGVEAMKALIRSGFEATLEAGLRMEDAAARAANLDVAPDAVAAGFNRARAQQGEGGSRE
- a CDS encoding class I adenylate-forming enzyme family protein encodes the protein MWLFPEIRSLGQYPEYWARHDPSRAALRTAARVVDFAEFDRACARVANYLSDGIARPGELVGFMGKNSFDFYFALFGCARTRAGLVIFNWRLAPAELAAQIADSEVRHAIVEREQAELWQAACAHLSTPPQAIWIDEQETLEKRVAGCSEKPVAKRPHLEDTAFQLYTSGTTGNAKGVMLSHGGTNMMRLSEHLEPTYKWQAGDSFVNGLPNFHLLHIGIMLQCLYNGVAIDIVRQFDPAAMLATIDRMKPTLLTLTPTMLQMLLDHPDAAKTDFSSIRLTLYAGSPISLGLIKRAIATMPGEFMQFYGSTEAGGATSILRPDEHDLEHEEKLKSCGRPLPLIEFRIVDADGREVPDGEPGELLIRQPSITTGYWRQPELTQQAIENGWYRSGDIARRDEEGLYYIVDRAKDMIVSGGENIYSAEIENVLSTHPAVAGVAVIGVPDPRWGESVKAIVIVREGHAADEDVLVAHCRGLLAGYKVPKSVDFVEAFPLVPSGKVSKKDLRAPYWDGQQRSVA
- a CDS encoding enoyl-CoA hydratase/isomerase family protein; the encoded protein is MAFERLTLTVKGGLARLEFNNAVRGNPIDETFCAETCEAATLLSVDPSVRCVLVTALGDAFGYGGDITSFVNDLDSLPANIKRWTTSLHSGIARLQRMDAPVVAAVHGVCAGGMSAFVAGADILIAAEDAKFVAAYPGIGFSCDAGSSIMYARRMGAARARRFLLLNESLGAEAALACGLADEVHSKDAFRARAEEVARQLAAGPTKAFGEIRRLMLSVFDQPLETQLELEAQALSRSSGTRDAAGAIKAFTERRRPEFGGV
- a CDS encoding TonB-dependent receptor, yielding MKTATFRILVSGAAILSPLHAAMAQEAAAPEAPAAQEETYPGEILVTAQRREERVQDIPVAITAFGGQQVEKLGILSLENIAPRVPSFYFGSFGAARPQLYIRGIGTRSFDPGSESSVGVFVDDVYAGRASGSFGSLRDVERIEVLRGPQGTLYGRNTIAGAINVITKGPTDYFTGEAEAGISNYDGYSLFGAVGGPIAGDKLMFRVAGWKAERDGYQTNLQTGTKFQGIDNWGGRARLRFAPSEQLTIDLTAELSRDGDKAAFSGFSRGSGPAESLAGVITPANPLATFLGRPGRTPIPYFGGNAGNLSFDPYLDRKTETYIGRVEYDAGFATITSISALKKLRISDGRDLEGTSLDIANQLSNERSKQFSQEIRITSDPSGPASFDGNLDWIIGAFYYRDRSARSDEFRLGVDSVVALLSGGPQVSTAISDYEIDSYAIFGQATIHLGEKFEVTLGGRYTRDEKRAVQQGLNTRPGVPLIAVPFLVDNSATYESFDPRIVATYKFSPDASIYASYSTGFKSGGFQYVPFSAAQANVLFQPEDIKTYEVGFKSEWLDRRLRFNVAAFHYDYKDLQVSRIVDLGGGSAASLISNAAASKIYGADVELLLRPSDNIDFSVTYGYLDAKYDAYFTNADGVPPTAATDFSDRRLVRAPKHSINVGAEWRIPTGDNSGLTLRADYALLDEFYHEPGNANPIYGGAVSLSREPSYGLLDLRAAYEIGDFRITAYVTNATKQNYRRTVLALGSTLSDFPGEPRIYGLKVGYRF